The Buchnera aphidicola (Meitanaphis elongallis) sequence TAAGCTTTGTAATATAGAAGAAATATTTCAAGTTGGTGGTGCTCAAGCTATAGCTGCATTAGGTTTTGGAACTGAAACAGTACCAAAAGTAAACAAAATTTTTGGTCCAGGAAATATTTATGTTACGGAAGCTAAACTACAAATCAATCAGTTTTTAAATGATGTAGGCATTGATATGCCTGCTGGACCATCTGAAGTTTTGATCATTGCGGATTCTCAAGCTAACTCTAGTTTTATTGCTTCGGATTTATTATCACAAGCAGAACATGATGGTTATTCTCAAGTGATGTTAGTAACTTATGATGAAAATTTAGCTAAAGAAGTATTAAATGAAATTCATAAACAAATTAATACTTTATCAAGGAATAAAATTATTGCTCAAGCATTTAAAAACAGTAAAATAATTATAGCAAAAGATTTGTTAGAATGTTTTGATATATCTAATCGTTATGCTCCTGAACACTTGATGATTCAATGTAATCATTCAAAAAGTTTAGTACAGCATGTTGTAAATGCTGGTTCTATTTTTTTAGGTAATTGGTCTCCGGTAGCGGGAGGAGATTATGCAACTGGTACTAATCATGTTTTACCTACTTATGGTAGTGCGAGTGTATGTTCTGGGTTGAGTTTAATCGATTTTCAAAAAAGAATTACAGTTCAGGAATTAAGTAAAAAAGGTTTTAAAAACATTTCTTCTACTCTTGTATCTTTATCACAAGTAGAAAAATTAGATGCTCATAAAAATTCAGTTATGATTAGATTGTCTTCGCTTGTGGATAAAATTTAGTTATGAACATTAAAAAGTTAGTTCGAAAAAATATATGGAAATTAATACCTTATCAATCTGCTCGAAAGATAGGCGGGAAGGGTAATATATGGTTGAATGCGAATGAATGTCCTTATTCGGATTATATTAAATTAGATAATATAATTTTAAATCGTTATCCAGAATGTCAACCAGAAAATTTATTGTCTTGTTATTCTTCATATGTAGGTGTTAGTAAAAAAAACATATTAATAACACGAGGTTCCGATGAAGCTATTGAATTATTAATAAAAACTTTTTGTGAACCGAAGTGTGATAAGATTATCTTTTGCCCTCCTACTTATGATATGTATCATGTTAGTGCAAATGTCATAGGTGTAGAAAGCAATGCAATACCATTATTGAATCTTTCTTGGCAGTTAGATATTGATTCTATTATTAAGCACGTTAATGATTTTAAACTAATTTATATCTGTAATCCTAATAATCCTACAGGAAATTTAATTAGCACTCAAGATATTGTTACTTTGTTAAAAATAACTTTAGGAAAAGCATTGGTAATAATTGACGAAGCTTATATCGAGTTTTCTCCAATAAGTAGTTTAGTACATTTAATAAATTTGTATCCTAATCTGATTATATTAAGAACGTTATCTAAGGCTTTTTCTTTAGCTGGATTACGATGTGGTTTTGTATTAGCAAATGTTAATATAATAGAAGTATTATTAAAAGTTATTAATCCCTATCCAGTTTCTATACCTACTACAGATATAGCAATTCAATTTTTAAGTAAGAAAAATGTTAACATAATGAGAAATAGGGTTTTTAATTTGAATTTAAATCGTTGTTGGTTGGTAAGTCAATTACAACTATTGAACGAGTGTGTGGATTATATTTTTTCTAGTGTTGCTAATTATATTTTAGTTCGTTTTTACAATTCTAAAGAAGTATTTAATGCATTATTAGAACGAGGAATTATTGTTAGAGATCAAAATGATAAATTAAATTTAAAGAATTGTATAAGAATATCTGTAGGAACAAGCAAAGAATGTTTAGAAATCGTTCATGTAATTCGAAAAATCAATCATTTCTTTGTTAATTAAGGAGATGATATGAGTACAAATGTTTTATTTATTGATCGTGATGGAACATTAATTTCAGAACCTACTGAAAATTTCCAAGTGGATAATATAAACAAATTAGTTTTTGAAAAAAATGTTATTTCAACTTTAATTGCATTGAGAAATTTTGGTTATACTTTCGTTATGATAACTAATCAAGATGGATTAGGTTCTAAAAAGTTTCCGTTAGCTTCTTTTTCTGTGCCTCATCAGTTCATGATAAGTGTTTTTTTTTCTCAGGGTATAGTATTTAAAGATATTTTGATTTGTCCACATGAAGAAAGTCATAATTGTAATTGTCGTAAACCCAAGGTAGGAATGGTAAAACATTGGTTGCGAGGAGATAGGTTAAATAAAAATAACAGTTATGTTATTGGTGATCGTTATTCTGATATGGAATTAGCACGGAATATGGGATTATCAGGATTACACTATGGTAAAAATGGATGTACATGGGATACTATAAAAAGTCAATTAACGAAAAGAAATAGATATGCATGTGTTGTACGAAATACGAAAGAAACAAGAGTTAGAATAGAAGTATGGTTAGATAAGGAAGGTAATAATTTAATTAATACTAAATTACATTTTTTTGATCATATGTTAGACCAGATAGCTGTTCATAGTAAGATTAGAATGAAGATAATTTCTGATGGTGATGTTAACATTGATGATCATCATACAATAGAAGACGTTGGAATTGTGTTAGGAGAAGCATTAAATCGAGCACTAGGGAGTAAAATAGGTTTAAATAGGTTTGGATTTGTTTTACCAATGGATGATAGTGTTGGATATTGTTTATTAGATATTTCCGGTCGTCCTTTTTTAAAATTTAAATCGTGTTTTAAATTTCAATATTTAGGGGATATAAGCACTGAAATGGTAGAACATTTTTTTAGGTCATTAGCTCTTTCTATGAAAGTTACTTTACATCTAAAAAGTATAGGAGAAAATGATCATCATTGTGTTGAAAGTTTATTTAAGGCGTTTGGAAGAGCTTTAAGACAAGCTATTTACGTTAGCGGAATGGTTTTACCTAGTTCAAAGGGATTATTATAATGCGCATTATTATTATAAATACCGGTTGTTCTAATTTATTTTCTATAAAATATGCTATTTGTAAACTGGGATATAGTCCGGAAATTAGTGTTTCTAAAGAGGATATATTAAGTTCAGATAAAATATTGTTGCCTGGTGTGGGAACAGCACATACAGTAATAAATAAGTTAAAACAACTAAATTTATTAGATCTTCTTAATACATGCAAGCAGCCATTATTAGGAATTTGTCTAGGAATGCAATTGTTTTCTTCTTTTAGTAGTGAATCAAAAGGTGTAAATATGTTAAATATTATTAATATACCTGTCCATCTTTTAGATTCTGGTTGTCTTCCTCTTCCTCATAATGGATGGAATAATGTAGAAATATGTAAAGAGAATATATTATTTAAAAATATTGAAAATAATTCTAAGTTTTATTTTTTGCATAGTTATGCTTTTCATATTAACGAATATACTGTAGCGAAAACATTATATAATATTTATTTTAGCGCTGTTATACAGAAAAATAATTTTTTTGGAGTTCAATTTCATCCAGAAAAATCTGGAGAATTAGGTTTGAAATTATTGAAAAATTTTTTGGAGATATAATATTGATTATACCATCTATAGATTTAATTAATGGAAAAATTGTAAGATTATATCAAGGAAAGAAAAATTTCCAAACTTTTTATGAAGATTGCATAGATGATGTTTTATCTGATTATCATTCGCACGGAGCTACTATTATACATTTGGTAGACCTTGATGGAGCGTTTGATCCTAAGAAAAAACAAACTCATATTATCAAAGCTTTATTGTCTGATTCTAACTTTAATTTACAAGTCGGAGGAGGAATAAGAGATTATGAAGATATAGAATTGTTGCTTTCATTGGGTGTTAAAAGAATAGTAATTGGATCTTCAGCTATATACACTCCAAATAGAGTAATTGATTGGTTAAAGGAATATGGAAGCGATACTATTGTATTAGCTTTAGATCTAAGAATTACGTGTGGAAAACATAAAGAAGTTATGGTTGATGCTTGGAAGAATGTTTCTGGAATTAGTTTGGAAAAATTGATAAACAAGTTTTCTCCTTTAGGCTTAAAACATGTATTGTGCACTGATGTGTCTAAAGATGGAACATTGTTAGGTCCTAATGTAGATTTATATAAAGATCTTGTTACTTCTTACAATCATATTTGCTTTCAATCTTCTGGTGGAGTAGGATCTTTAAGTGATATAATGTCTATTAAGAAATCTGGAGTTAAAGATGTGATTATAGGGCGGGCATTATTAGAAAAAAAATTTAGTTTAATAGAGGCTATTAAATGTTGGCAAAACGGATAATTCCATGTTTGGACGTTAGATCTGGATTAGTAGTAAAAGGAGTTCAATTTAAAAATCATAAGATAGTTGGAGATATAATTCCATTAGCACAATATTATACTGATCAAGGAGCAGACGAATTAGTTTTTTATGATATTAATGCCTCTTTTACTAATACATTATTGGATAAAAAATGGATCACAAAGATAGCAGAAGTAATAAATATTCCGTTTTGCGTAGCAGGGGGAATTAAAAATATAAATGATGTGAAGAACATTTTATCGTTTGGTGCAGATAAAATTTCTATTAATTCTCCAGCGTTGTCAGATCCGGATTTAATTAGTCGTATTGCTGACAATTATGGTACACAATGTGTAGTTGTAGGAATAGATTCGTGGTTTGATAAAACAGATAGTAGTTATCAAGTGTATCAATATACTGGAAACGAAAAAACAACGGTAAAAACGAAATGGCATACTTTAGAATGGATAAAAAAAGTACAAGATTTAGGGGCTGGAGAAATAGTATTAAATGTCATGAATGAAGATGGTATGTGCAATGGATATGATCTTAAGCAATTAAAACAAGTACGGGATATATGTCATGTTCCATTAGTTGCTTCTGGCGGTGCAGGAGAATTACAACACTTTTATGATGTTTTTGAAAAAGCTGAAGTAGATGGTGCATTAGCAGCTTCTGTATTTCATGAGAATAAAATAAGTATAAAAATTCTTAAAAGCTTTTTAATTGAAAAAGGTTTGGAAATTAGAAAATGTTAGAAAAAATAAATGTTCATGATATAAATTGGAAAAAAGTTGATAATATGGTTCCTGTTATTATTCAACACAACGTATCTGGTGAAGTTTTAATGCATGGAATGATGAATCAAGAAGCATTTTTAGTCACTCAAAAAAAAAATTATGTTACTTTTTATTCACGTACAAAACAAAGATTATGGACTAAAGGAGAGACGTCTGGAAACTATTTAAAAGTAGTAAGTGTAACTCTTGATTGTGATAAAGATGTATTATTGTTTTTAGTAATTCCTAAGGGTAATACGTGTCATTTAGATAACATAAGTTGTTTCAAGTCAGTGTATTCGGATTCAACTTTTTTTTATTATTTAGAAAATTTTTTAAAATCTAGAAAAGTACATTTTTCTAAAAATTCTTATACTTCTCGTTTACATAGTACAGGAATTAATAGAATATCTCAAAAAGTAGCTGAAGAAGCTATAGAGACAGCTATTGCAGCTGTAACTAAAAATAAAAATGAATTTGTTAATGAAGCTACTGATTTGGTTTATCATTTGTTAGTATTATTACATCATTACGATTTAGATTTTAATACAGTGGTCGTTAATT is a genomic window containing:
- the hisD gene encoding histidinol dehydrogenase; translated protein: MHNYLDIVLWSNCNLKTRKEILSRPMLNNSMSIKKKVEKIIFDVKRLGDQALYNYTNMFDKIRLNSIKVSIEDILHAESYVKMDTKRAIEVAFNNINKFHELQNIKKIDYFNKDIHCQQIIRPIESVGLYIPGGIAPLVSTVLMLAIPANISGCKNIVLCSPPPISNEILYASKLCNIEEIFQVGGAQAIAALGFGTETVPKVNKIFGPGNIYVTEAKLQINQFLNDVGIDMPAGPSEVLIIADSQANSSFIASDLLSQAEHDGYSQVMLVTYDENLAKEVLNEIHKQINTLSRNKIIAQAFKNSKIIIAKDLLECFDISNRYAPEHLMIQCNHSKSLVQHVVNAGSIFLGNWSPVAGGDYATGTNHVLPTYGSASVCSGLSLIDFQKRITVQELSKKGFKNISSTLVSLSQVEKLDAHKNSVMIRLSSLVDKI
- the hisC gene encoding histidinol-phosphate transaminase, which encodes MNIKKLVRKNIWKLIPYQSARKIGGKGNIWLNANECPYSDYIKLDNIILNRYPECQPENLLSCYSSYVGVSKKNILITRGSDEAIELLIKTFCEPKCDKIIFCPPTYDMYHVSANVIGVESNAIPLLNLSWQLDIDSIIKHVNDFKLIYICNPNNPTGNLISTQDIVTLLKITLGKALVIIDEAYIEFSPISSLVHLINLYPNLIILRTLSKAFSLAGLRCGFVLANVNIIEVLLKVINPYPVSIPTTDIAIQFLSKKNVNIMRNRVFNLNLNRCWLVSQLQLLNECVDYIFSSVANYILVRFYNSKEVFNALLERGIIVRDQNDKLNLKNCIRISVGTSKECLEIVHVIRKINHFFVN
- the hisB gene encoding bifunctional histidinol-phosphatase/imidazoleglycerol-phosphate dehydratase HisB, whose translation is MSTNVLFIDRDGTLISEPTENFQVDNINKLVFEKNVISTLIALRNFGYTFVMITNQDGLGSKKFPLASFSVPHQFMISVFFSQGIVFKDILICPHEESHNCNCRKPKVGMVKHWLRGDRLNKNNSYVIGDRYSDMELARNMGLSGLHYGKNGCTWDTIKSQLTKRNRYACVVRNTKETRVRIEVWLDKEGNNLINTKLHFFDHMLDQIAVHSKIRMKIISDGDVNIDDHHTIEDVGIVLGEALNRALGSKIGLNRFGFVLPMDDSVGYCLLDISGRPFLKFKSCFKFQYLGDISTEMVEHFFRSLALSMKVTLHLKSIGENDHHCVESLFKAFGRALRQAIYVSGMVLPSSKGLL
- the hisH gene encoding imidazole glycerol phosphate synthase subunit HisH, whose translation is MRIIIINTGCSNLFSIKYAICKLGYSPEISVSKEDILSSDKILLPGVGTAHTVINKLKQLNLLDLLNTCKQPLLGICLGMQLFSSFSSESKGVNMLNIINIPVHLLDSGCLPLPHNGWNNVEICKENILFKNIENNSKFYFLHSYAFHINEYTVAKTLYNIYFSAVIQKNNFFGVQFHPEKSGELGLKLLKNFLEI
- the hisA gene encoding 1-(5-phosphoribosyl)-5-[(5-phosphoribosylamino)methylideneamino]imidazole-4-carboxamide isomerase, encoding MIIPSIDLINGKIVRLYQGKKNFQTFYEDCIDDVLSDYHSHGATIIHLVDLDGAFDPKKKQTHIIKALLSDSNFNLQVGGGIRDYEDIELLLSLGVKRIVIGSSAIYTPNRVIDWLKEYGSDTIVLALDLRITCGKHKEVMVDAWKNVSGISLEKLINKFSPLGLKHVLCTDVSKDGTLLGPNVDLYKDLVTSYNHICFQSSGGVGSLSDIMSIKKSGVKDVIIGRALLEKKFSLIEAIKCWQNG
- the hisF gene encoding imidazole glycerol phosphate synthase subunit HisF, producing the protein MLAKRIIPCLDVRSGLVVKGVQFKNHKIVGDIIPLAQYYTDQGADELVFYDINASFTNTLLDKKWITKIAEVINIPFCVAGGIKNINDVKNILSFGADKISINSPALSDPDLISRIADNYGTQCVVVGIDSWFDKTDSSYQVYQYTGNEKTTVKTKWHTLEWIKKVQDLGAGEIVLNVMNEDGMCNGYDLKQLKQVRDICHVPLVASGGAGELQHFYDVFEKAEVDGALAASVFHENKISIKILKSFLIEKGLEIRKC
- the hisIE gene encoding bifunctional phosphoribosyl-AMP cyclohydrolase/phosphoribosyl-ATP diphosphatase HisIE, which codes for MLEKINVHDINWKKVDNMVPVIIQHNVSGEVLMHGMMNQEAFLVTQKKNYVTFYSRTKQRLWTKGETSGNYLKVVSVTLDCDKDVLLFLVIPKGNTCHLDNISCFKSVYSDSTFFYYLENFLKSRKVHFSKNSYTSRLHSTGINRISQKVAEEAIETAIAAVTKNKNEFVNEATDLVYHLLVLLHHYDLDFNTVVVNLKKRRNLQFNKP